The following are encoded in a window of Trichoplusia ni isolate ovarian cell line Hi5 unplaced genomic scaffold, tn1 tig00004092, whole genome shotgun sequence genomic DNA:
- the LOC113508202 gene encoding protein transport protein Sec61 subunit gamma: protein MDQIAKFVEPGKQFAKDSIRLVRRCTKPDRKEFQKIAIATAIGFCIMGFIGFFVKLIHIPINNIIVGS, encoded by the exons ATGGATCAAATCGCTAAGTTCGTCGAGCCTGGCAAGCAGTTCGCCAAGGACTCCATCAGACTGGTCAGAAGATGCACAAAACCAGACAGGAAAG AGTTCCAAAAGATCGCCATCGCCACCGCCATCGGATTCTGCATCATGGGTTTCATTGGCTTCTTCGTAAAACTGATACACATTCCCATCAACAACATTATCGTCGGATCATAA